From Desulfocurvus vexinensis DSM 17965:
TCCTTGGGTGAGCGCTTCTTGAGCCCCTCGGCACCGCCAGCAAGGAATTGATCCCGCCAGCGGGTCAGGGCGGCGGCGGTCACGCCAAGTTCACGGCTCAAAATCTCGATGTCCTCACCACGCAGTAGCCTGAGCACAGCCTCGGTCTTGTGCTTGGCCCAGAACCTCTTGGGCGGCTTGCGTGCCTCATCCCCGGTTCCGGTCGGCCTATGGCCTCCCTCCACCGGGGAGGAGGCTCCTCTGCCCCTCATTCCATCCTTCGTCATCGAACACCTCCTGGGGATCTCTTACTCCCAATTCGGTGTCCAAGAAAACCGTACACCGCCCCAACGCTCTACACCTACGGCAAGGACTTCGAGCAGATCGAGGCCTTTTTCGGTGCCGAACGCAAACTGTCCAGCATCCTCATCCCCCACGTGGGAAAATTCTTCAAATCCGATGCGCTGCTCAAGCTGCCCAACGGGCGGGAGCGCTCCGCGCCCACGGTCGAAAAGACCAAGCGGGTGCTCCGCATGTTTCTGATCTGGGCCAAGGATACCGGCCGCATCGACAAGCTGCCCCTGCCCAAGGACACACCTATGGGCCGGAGCGCCAAGAAAGGAGGACAGCGCGATGACGAACACGACAGCATCGAGGCTCCGGCTGCTGAGCAGTCCTGAACCCGTCCCGCCGGGACGTGGTTTCGATGACGCCTTCGAGGCCTTCGGCAGAAGGCTCTCGGCCGAAGGACGTTCGGAGAACACCATCAGCGCATACCTGCGCGACCTCTCGTACCTGTCAAAGGCGCTCCTCCCGAGGCATCCGGGAATCGTCCCGGAAGAGGTGACCAGCCCCATGATCGACGAGGCGCTGACCTCACCACAGGTAACGACCTCGGCCGGGGGCGGGGTGCGGTCGCCGGCATCCATGCACCGGTTCAAGGCGGCCGTCCGGTCGTTCTTCGCCTGGGCCGAGCGGAACGGAATCGTCCGGGAGAATCCGGCCGGGTCGTTGACCCTTCGCAGGCTTCCCCGGACTCCCCCCAAGTTTCTGACCGAGGCCGAGAAGCGCCGTCTGCTCAAGGAACTTCGCGGCAGGGCATCCTCGCTGGCAGTCCGGGACCGCGTCATCATCGAGGTCTTCCTCGGGACCGGCATCCGGCTGCAGGAGCTCGTCGACCTTGACATCGAGGACGTGGACCTCGACGCCAAGCATCTCCGCGTGCTCGCCAAGGGCTCCGTCCCGCAAGTGAAGTTTCTAAAGTCCACTCTGCGCTCCCTCCTGCGGAGTTACCTGGCCGAGCGCCGACGCCGGGGCGACGGCGAATGCCGGGCGATGTTCCTCTCCAACCGCGGGGAGCGGCTCTGCGAGCGGCAGGTGGCCAGGCGGCTCGAGTATTGGCTCAATGCTGCTGGCATCGACAAGAAACTCAGTCCGCATGCGCTGCGGCATACCTTCGCCACCCACCTCTACAGCCGGACCAGAGATATCCTGGTGGTCCAGCGGGCCCTTGGGCACCGGGACCTGTCGACCACCCAGGTCTACACCCACCTCGTGGACGGCGCGCTGGAAGACGCCCTCGAGCGCCTCTGATCCTCCGCCGGCCATGGAAGCCAAGCGGTCCACCCGGGCCGCTTTTCCTTTCCCGCCTTCGGACAGGCAATGACAGAGGCAAGAGACAGTCAGCCTACAGTCGCGTCCCCGAACACATCCGCAGGCAATGATGCGGGCAGCATCGGAGCCTTCGGGAGCCGGGCGGAAGCATTGGTTGAGAGAACCTTCCGGTGACCGGCGGCTTCGGAATGTCAGAGAACACGTCTTATCCGACATTCCCAGGCCGGGGATGGCCGCAAGTCCGCGTGTTTCGCGGGTCGCTGCATGGCGGGCGGTGGTGTTATCCGACCTCATTTCCGTGTTTTCCCTCTCGCGGTCGTTTTCCGGGCCGGTTTCTTCTGGGACTCCGCCAGCTTTTCAAGCAGGGCCGTGGCCCACTCGGCCGGCGTCGTCTCCGGTCCCTGGGATGTCTCACCCTCACGGGCGATCTTGGTGGCCTTGAGGTCCTTGAGGTGGCAGCGGATCATCCGGTCCAGCCGCTCGGCGGCGTCCCAGTCGCCGGACTCCTGCGCCCGTCCCAGCTTGAGAAAATAGACCGCCACCAGCTCGACCTGCATGAAGTCAGAGCTCTTGTTGAACACGAAGTCCAGGTAGAGCTGGCCGATGATGGCCTCGAAGAGGGGACGCTCCTCCGGTGAGAGGAAGCGGTCGGCGTAGATGCCGTGGCGCAGGCTGTTCTGGTTGCCCGGAGCCGCGCCGCTGCCGGTCCGAGCCTTGGCGGTCTTGCGGACCTCCTGCTCGGGCGCAGCGTTGCGGTGCCAGCGTTTGAGCTGACCCGCGTCGTGTTTTCCGATCCTGTCTTGGGCCTTGTCGTCTGCCATGATCACCGCGCTTTTCGTTTCGGCACCTCGGGGTTCGGGGCGGAAGGTGGATTTCGCCCTCTTCAGGGGAAACCCCCTCGATACCTACCGGAGCGAATCGCGATGCGTCGGAATGGATTCCTCGCAGCTCTGAGCCACGATCTGGCGCACCCGGCGGGGTGTCACGCCGGAAAGCCGGGCGATCTCGCGGGTGGGCACGCCTTGTCCCTTGAGCGCCAGCACGAGCTTGCGGCGTTCCTCGTAAAAGCCCACGTCACTCGGCACCCAGAGGAGACCGGTGAAATGCCGCCGGACGGTGTCGAGCACCTCGGACGGCAGAACGTCCCTGGCATTGGCGTAGGGCCGTTTCATGTTTCTGGATTCGTTCTCTTGAGCCATGGTTGATCCACGTCCGGGTTGTGGAAACGAAGACGGTTCTCCCGCGGTGGCGGGCCGATGATCTCGATGTACTGCCGGGTCACTTGGCCGATGCGTTCGTTGGCATCGACGAAACAGACGAGTCCGAAATCTTCGCCGCAGGGGAAGCGGAACCGTCCCCGGTTCTGATAGAGCCGCGTCTCGGACCAGCCGAGGGAAAGCGCCTGGTCCCGGACGGCATCGACCTTGCCGATTGCCGATTGCGGGACCTTCTCCGTAAAACGCCACTCCCCGTCCTCGGGGTAAAGGTATTGCTCGACAGCCGGTCCAGGGGGACATGCAACCGGAGAGACGGGTGCGGCACAAGCGGGATGGCTCTGGGCGGCCGGGTCAATCGATGGCGAAGGATATGCCTTGGGATCGAGGCTCCGAACGGCGGCGAGAAGCTCGTTCTCACCGAAACGTGCGACGGCCCATGCATGGATGTCGTTGAAGCGGGTTCGCAATCCGTCGAAGGCGGCGGAATCGAGTCGTCCTGTCTCCAGCGCTTTTTTGGCCAGCGCCATCTTGTGCCGGAGCCAGGCGTAGTATTCCGGGTCCAGACGGCGATAGCAGACGCCGTCGATACCCACGTCCCGTGCGAAGTGTCGAGGTTTGTCGGTTTCCCAGGAGTCCAGGTTCGTGGCCGCATAGAGGGCGGTGCCATCGGGATCGGCGGTTTCCCGCGGGTCGTTGCGCTCCGCTGCTTCCGATGTCTCCGGCCTGGAGACATCGACCGACGGATTGCTCGTATCGACCGGGGCTGATCCTCCGGCGGTCTGTTGCATCATGAGTTCGAGAAGGCTCACGTTCCCTGCTCCAATCGGGTGGTTTCCGTTCATGGGATACCTACCGGAGCGGGGTCCGTACCGCCGGGATGCGAAGGTGCGAAGGTCGATGAATGCGGTTCGAACCTTCGCAGGGGCCTTCGCAGTGCTGTAGATGATTGATATTACTGATAGATATGAATAAAGAATGCGAAGGTGCGAAGGATGTAGAGAGGGTCACTCCCGCGTGGACCGAAAAAACAATCGGTGATCCGGCGAGAGACACGGGATCACGGCATGCGGTATTTTTTTCTGAGTAAGGGGGGTGAACCCCTGAAACCCTTCGCACCTTCGCAGTGTCGGCTCAACAGCTTGATATGACGAGGTTTACGGGTGCGAAGGTCCTTCGCGGCTTGCGAAGGGTACCCTTCGCACAAGGAGGCGGCGGTAGGGAAAAGGCTCAGACGAGGAAGGTGATGTCGTAGGTGGCGGTGCGCCGGACGGAATGCTCCGACCGATTGACGACGATCTCGAACCCGGCCTGGCGGATGGTGTTCAAGTCGTTCGAGAAACGCTGGGCGAACTGCTGCACCGAGTTCATGCTGAAGGACAATCCGAAATCTTTGGACAGCCGTTTGACGGCCACGAACAGATCGCGGGCCAGAGCGCCCTCGACGGTGGTTTCGTTCTTGAAATCGAGCTGGTAACGTTCGAGGAAGGCCGCCTTGTTGGTCTTGGCGACGTTCAGTGCGGTGCTCTCCCGGTCCGCTTCGAGCGCGTGCCGGTAGGCCTTGAAGAGCGCCGCCAGGCAGGTGGCGATGGGATTGGATTCGCGGGCGGTCTCGAGGCTGACGTTGTTGAGCGTGGCGATCCGGCCCACAAACTGCGGATGGAGTTCTTCCAACGCCCGGTCGATCACTTCCTGCTGTTCCCCGGCGAGCATCATCAGGTACATGAGGCTCAGGTAATCGTTGCATCGCCTTTTGCTGTGGTTTCCGAGGCTCCGGTGCAGAAGCCGCATCACCTTCTCCTGAGCGCCGGCCCGGAGCATGGCCAGCAGGTGGCTTGTGCGCTTCATCAGGGAAGAGACGATCAGATCGCGGTGCTCCCGGAGCGCGGCCAGGATTTTGGCTTCAAGGAAACAGTCGCTTGCCTGCTCGCCCATATCGAAGCGGATGATGAACGAGCGGGACAGGATTTCGGCGAGTTCCCCTCCCAGCGGTTCGATGCCGGTGGTGTTGAGCAGACACTTGGTCCGCTCGATGACCGTTTCGGTATCCGTGCCGCTTTTGCGCTTTTCCTTGGCGATGCCGGTGATGCTGGTCAGGATGAAGGTCGTCAAGTCCTCGGTCATTTGCTTGACCTCGATGTTGTCGAGGACGATGAGCGGGTTTTGCGAGCCGTCGGTATAGTTGGCCGCGTCGGTGCTCTTCTTCTGCTGGGGCTCACCGTAGAGCAGCGCCGAAATCAATTTGCTCGCGGTGGTCTTTCCCGATCCCGCTGGCCCTTCGAACCGGGTCATCGGCCTTGTGCCGGCGAAATCGATCAGGAGGAAACAGGATAGCCACGAGAGGATCAACACGCGATCCCCCGGCGCGCAGGTGAGATTGTCGAGCAGCAGGTCCACAAGGAGCCGGTCGGCTTCCGCGGGGTCGGCGTCGGCAAGGAAGCGGATCGGTGCCATCTTCCGCGAACCGTCCAGGATGATCCCGTCCGCATTGCCGCCGTTCTTGAGGATTTCGACTCCCTCCGGGGTGATCTTGGCGATCTCGTGGTCGGTGTTGTTCAGGTTGAAGTAGATCGTTTCCCTGGCCACGTCCGTGTGAAGCCAGGAAAAATGCTCCCGCACCTGTCCGCGCTCCACCGCCAGGTTTGACAGTACCTCGTAAAACGTGCGGCCGCCGCCGGTGGTCTGTACCATCCCGGTGTGCTTGTACATGAGGGACGCGTAGAGCCGCTTACGGCCCCGGTCGGGCGTGTCCATCCACAGGATCGTGTCCTCGAAGAACATGAACGGTTCGCCCTGGGGCGTGCGAAAGAACCTGGCCCCGTGGGCGGCGAACCATTCGTAGGCGGCTTCGGCGGCAAGGGTGAAGTCGGGCGAGCCGCGTTCTTCTTCGGTCGCAAGCAGGACTTCCTCGATCCGTGCCCGGCACGATCCGGGAGATGCATCCGATGATCGCTTTTCCCGCTTCCGTTCCTGCCTGGCCTGAGACCGCTGCTCTTTTTGCACCGCTCGCACTTGATCGCGCAGCGTGGCCAGCGAGAGTCCCGTTTTGCCGAACCGCTCCTGAATGAGTTTCAGATGGCGGTTCTGCTCCAGCGGGGAGAGGTATGCGGCTTCGCGCAGGATCGGTTCGAGCAGCCGGTTGCGCTCCTCTTCCGAGACGTCCGTCGGTAGATGAGAGATGCCGAACTCCAAGGGCGTCTCGGCCTTTGCCAGCAACTCTTCGAAGTCTTGGGCGGAGTGACCGGCCACGAAGTAGTCGTTGACGTCGATCTTGGCTTCGGAGAGCAGGCGCTCGGCCTCGCGGGTTTCATCCGGGGTCCGGCCGTCGAGGCGCTTGGTCAGTTCGCGGGCTCCCACCGCGGCGTCGAGACCGAACCGCTCCCGCAATTCCCGGCGGGCGTTCTCGCGTCTTTCATCCAGGGGGAGAAGCGCAAGACGGGTCTGTATGCGGTGCTCGGAAAGGACCGCTGCTGTCTTGAGCGCGCCGTTCAAACCAGCCTGGGAGATCTCGTTGTCCTGGCAGACGTAGACCGTCTTTACGTTGCGAAGGCGCGGCAGCAGCCGCTCCCAATCCGCCTCGCGGATACGGACGGTCACCGGCGACACTGCCGGAAAGCCATGTTCCATAAGCGAGATGCAGTCGGTCACGCCCTCGGTGATGATCAACCGCTCCGGGTCGGCGAGCAGACAGTCCTCGTTGTAGAGATGACTATTGTCGATGCACGGGGCTATGTGTTTGCGTGTGTTTTCGTCGTGGACCGGGAGCTTCTTGTATTTTCCTTGTTCCCATGGCTTGTCAGGCGTCCACGGTGTCTTGCGTCCGATCATGAAAACGA
This genomic window contains:
- a CDS encoding helix-turn-helix domain-containing protein, encoding MTKDGMRGRGASSPVEGGHRPTGTGDEARKPPKRFWAKHKTEAVLRLLRGEDIEILSRELGVTAAALTRWRDQFLAGGAEGLKKRSPK
- a CDS encoding tyrosine-type recombinase/integrase encodes the protein MTNTTASRLRLLSSPEPVPPGRGFDDAFEAFGRRLSAEGRSENTISAYLRDLSYLSKALLPRHPGIVPEEVTSPMIDEALTSPQVTTSAGGGVRSPASMHRFKAAVRSFFAWAERNGIVRENPAGSLTLRRLPRTPPKFLTEAEKRRLLKELRGRASSLAVRDRVIIEVFLGTGIRLQELVDLDIEDVDLDAKHLRVLAKGSVPQVKFLKSTLRSLLRSYLAERRRRGDGECRAMFLSNRGERLCERQVARRLEYWLNAAGIDKKLSPHALRHTFATHLYSRTRDILVVQRALGHRDLSTTQVYTHLVDGALEDALERL
- a CDS encoding helix-turn-helix domain-containing protein gives rise to the protein MKRPYANARDVLPSEVLDTVRRHFTGLLWVPSDVGFYEERRKLVLALKGQGVPTREIARLSGVTPRRVRQIVAQSCEESIPTHRDSLR
- a CDS encoding CHC2 zinc finger domain-containing protein; translated protein: MAFERQDNVREYYRRVTEVDIGMVARELLGAHILHESDRLLQCDCPNHSSRSHRSLHVMLDKQGWYCFGCGVGGDVLQLVEFIQSGQVTRGQSGPMPESHQHARDFLAAKAGLPSLAKHGLSPEELAEAEAERLVELRVHDVLTALAEHYHGRLKDNPEVLEWVRSKYGLTVETVDRLLIGYADNDGDEGIVRKLTCKERGFSPRDLAASGAFRPTNQDGLDPFFDGRVVFPYWSRGRVVFMIGRKTPWTPDKPWEQGKYKKLPVHDENTRKHIAPCIDNSHLYNEDCLLADPERLIITEGVTDCISLMEHGFPAVSPVTVRIREADWERLLPRLRNVKTVYVCQDNEISQAGLNGALKTAAVLSEHRIQTRLALLPLDERRENARRELRERFGLDAAVGARELTKRLDGRTPDETREAERLLSEAKIDVNDYFVAGHSAQDFEELLAKAETPLEFGISHLPTDVSEEERNRLLEPILREAAYLSPLEQNRHLKLIQERFGKTGLSLATLRDQVRAVQKEQRSQARQERKREKRSSDASPGSCRARIEEVLLATEEERGSPDFTLAAEAAYEWFAAHGARFFRTPQGEPFMFFEDTILWMDTPDRGRKRLYASLMYKHTGMVQTTGGGRTFYEVLSNLAVERGQVREHFSWLHTDVARETIYFNLNNTDHEIAKITPEGVEILKNGGNADGIILDGSRKMAPIRFLADADPAEADRLLVDLLLDNLTCAPGDRVLILSWLSCFLLIDFAGTRPMTRFEGPAGSGKTTASKLISALLYGEPQQKKSTDAANYTDGSQNPLIVLDNIEVKQMTEDLTTFILTSITGIAKEKRKSGTDTETVIERTKCLLNTTGIEPLGGELAEILSRSFIIRFDMGEQASDCFLEAKILAALREHRDLIVSSLMKRTSHLLAMLRAGAQEKVMRLLHRSLGNHSKRRCNDYLSLMYLMMLAGEQQEVIDRALEELHPQFVGRIATLNNVSLETARESNPIATCLAALFKAYRHALEADRESTALNVAKTNKAAFLERYQLDFKNETTVEGALARDLFVAVKRLSKDFGLSFSMNSVQQFAQRFSNDLNTIRQAGFEIVVNRSEHSVRRTATYDITFLV